A part of Caretta caretta isolate rCarCar2 chromosome 1, rCarCar1.hap1, whole genome shotgun sequence genomic DNA contains:
- the METAP2 gene encoding methionine aminopeptidase 2 has product MAGAEQAAKHLNGELLLEPEPEDAEGGAVGPGAEEGAKKKRRKKKKGKAASAGQQETERELEGALDDIAKQLDKQTLEEKEKDDDDEDGDGEGEGDGATGKKKKKKKKKRGPKVQTDPPSIPICDLFPSSIFPKGEECEYPPTQDGRTAAWRTTSDEKKALDQASEEIWNDFREAAEAHRQVRKYVMSWIKPGMTMIEICEKLEDCSRKLIKENGLNAGLAFPTGCSLNNCAAHYTPNAGDPTVLQYDDICKIDFGTHISGHIIDCAFTVTFNPKYDRLLQAVKDATNTGIKCAGIDVRLCDVGEAIQEVMESYEVEIDGKTYQVKPIRNLNGHSIGPYRIHAGKTVPIVKGGEATRMEEGEIYAIETFGSTGKGVVHDDMECSHYMKNFDVGHVPIRLPRAKHLLNVINENFGTLAFCRRWLDRLGESKYLMALKNLCDLGIVDPYPPLCDIKGSYTAQFEHTILLRPTCKEVVSRGDDY; this is encoded by the exons ATGGCGGGCGCGGAGCAGGCGGCGAAGCACCTGAacggggagctgctgctggagcccgaGCCCGAGGACGCGGAGGGCGGCGCGGTGGGGCCCGGCGCCGAGGAAGGCGCCAAGAAGAAGCGGCGGAAAAAGAAGAAGGGCAAAGCCGCCTCCGCGG GGCAAcaagaaacagagagagaattaGAAGGTGCTCTTGATGATATAGCAAAACAGTTGGATAAACAAacactggaggagaaggaaaaagatgatgatgatgaag ACGGAGACGGAGAGGGTGAAGGAGATGGAGCaacagggaagaaaaagaagaaaaagaaaaagaagagaggac CTAAGGTGCAGACAGATCCACCTTCTATTCCAATATGTGATCTATTTCCCAGTAGCATATTTCCAAAAGGAGAAGAATGCGAATATCCACCAACACAAGATgg GCGAACTGCTGCTTGGAGAACTACAAGCGATGAAAAGAAAGCCCTAGATCAAGCCAGTGAAGAGATTTGGAATGATTTTCGGGAGGCTGCTGAGGCACACAGACAAGTGAGGAAATATGTTATGAGCTGGATCAAACCTGGAATGACAATGATAGAAATCTG TGAAAAACTCGAAGACTGCTCACGTAAGCTGATAAAAGAAAATGGTTTAAATGCAGGTCTTGCATTTCCCACTGGGTGTTCTCTGAATAACTGTGCAGCCCACTACACTCCCAATGCTGGAGATCCTACAGTATTGCAATATGATGATATTTGCAAAATAGACTTTGGAACACACATTAGTG GTCATATTATTGACTGTGCTTTTACTGTTACATTCAATCCAAAATATGATAGACTATTACAAGCAGTAAAAGATGCTACtaatactggtataaag TGTGCTGGAATAGATGTTCGTCTCTGTGATGTTGGTGAAGCCATCCAAGAAGTTATGGAGTCCTATGAGGTCGAAATTGATGGCAAAACATATCAAG TGAAACCAATTCGCAATCTGAATGGACATTCAATTGGGCCATATAGGATACATGCTGGAAAAACTGTGCCCATTGTGAAGGGAGGAGAAGCAACAAGAATGGAG gaagGTGAAATATATGCTATAGAAACCTTTGGTAGCACAGGAAAGGGTGTTGTTCATGATGACATGGAATGTTCTCATTATATGAAAAATTTTGATGTTGGGCACGTGCCAATAAG GCTTCCAAGAGCAAAACATTTGCTAAATGTTATCAATGAAAACTTTGGCACTCTTGCCTTCTGCCGCAGATGGCTAGATCGTCTGGGAGAAAGTAAATATCTAATGGCTCTGAAGAACCTGTGTGACTTGGGGATAGTGGATCCATATCCTCCCTTATGCGACATTAAAGGCTCATATACCGCCCAGTTTGAGCATACCATATTATTGCGCCCAACATGCAAAGAAGTTGTCAGCAGAGGAGATGACTATTAA